One Halarcobacter ebronensis genomic window carries:
- a CDS encoding ATP-binding protein, with amino-acid sequence MFIYLKDSLIESTYENNIKLAQNEFNKTEIQIKKEIDHYRLILRVIKESGNFQQYIMDYDKNIENTLIHDFENYAKTNEDIFQVRYLDNEGMERIRVDKISGETYVAKNLQNKENRYYFLRTKNLKENQYYISDFDLNVENGEIEIPYKPTIRVSTPIYEGDKFLGILIINYNVKNLIDYISAQNIFNVYYMDNVGNFLLHPDRKKCWSTQLKTNYKVKDEIKNIDELKLNNYKDKNLLYYIDRVSITDTDFFIIYSVKKEIYEKEEKELENEIFMIFIIIFVVTFPIVIIGSYLQAFQMKILETLIDSLPFPIALKNRVGKFVLVNESLVSLYSFKNKESLLGKISYDFSSKNLPYTNKIKDSQALKKSKIKYEDILHLPSNSKELYFDTRLIKITFLGLFKKDFILGIAIDITELKELNNELEKRVKEELAKRLKSEQRLAQKTKLAEIGNLIDNIILQWEHPLNLISLNTQAIELEYETINKLDEENTLKRVETIKESTQFMFDTTADLKLFLSLDKGIELFSLSDIVNTVERILMGRLKKLHIDIRKEINEEIKIQGLKNEFSQVILNLINNSLNEFESSNKKYTKKDIFIGASITETFIVIKVEDNAKELPLKATKKIFNENFESENEDIQRKGLHICKGIINNIFKGTIEANSKNGYTVFEVKIPL; translated from the coding sequence ATGTTTATCTATTTAAAAGATAGTCTAATTGAGTCTACTTATGAAAACAATATTAAACTTGCTCAAAATGAGTTTAACAAAACAGAGATTCAGATAAAAAAAGAGATTGATCACTATAGACTAATTTTAAGAGTTATAAAAGAGAGTGGAAATTTCCAACAATATATTATGGATTATGATAAAAATATAGAAAACACTTTAATCCATGATTTTGAAAATTATGCAAAAACAAATGAAGATATTTTTCAGGTAAGATATTTAGACAATGAAGGGATGGAGAGAATAAGAGTTGATAAAATAAGTGGCGAAACGTATGTTGCAAAAAACCTTCAAAACAAAGAGAATAGATACTATTTTTTAAGAACAAAAAATTTAAAAGAGAATCAATACTACATCTCTGATTTTGACTTAAATGTAGAAAATGGTGAAATTGAAATACCATACAAACCTACAATAAGAGTCTCAACACCCATTTACGAAGGAGATAAATTTTTAGGAATTTTAATAATCAATTATAATGTAAAGAATTTAATAGATTATATTTCAGCACAAAATATATTCAATGTGTACTATATGGATAATGTAGGTAATTTTTTACTTCATCCTGATAGAAAAAAATGTTGGAGTACCCAACTTAAAACTAATTATAAAGTAAAAGATGAAATAAAAAATATAGATGAATTAAAACTAAATAACTATAAAGACAAGAATCTACTCTACTACATAGATAGAGTTTCTATTACTGATACCGACTTTTTTATAATCTATTCAGTAAAAAAAGAGATTTATGAAAAAGAAGAAAAAGAGTTAGAAAATGAAATTTTTATGATATTTATCATCATCTTTGTTGTTACTTTTCCTATTGTTATTATTGGTTCATATCTACAAGCATTTCAAATGAAAATTTTAGAGACTTTAATTGATAGTTTGCCTTTTCCTATTGCACTAAAAAATAGAGTTGGCAAATTTGTTTTGGTAAATGAATCTTTAGTAAGTCTTTATAGTTTTAAGAATAAAGAGTCACTATTGGGGAAAATATCTTATGATTTTAGCTCAAAAAATCTTCCATATACTAATAAAATAAAAGATTCCCAAGCTCTTAAAAAAAGCAAAATAAAATATGAAGATATTCTTCATCTTCCAAGTAATAGTAAAGAGTTATATTTTGATACAAGATTGATAAAAATAACTTTCTTGGGACTTTTTAAAAAAGATTTTATTTTAGGTATTGCCATAGATATAACAGAGCTTAAAGAGCTTAATAATGAACTAGAAAAAAGGGTAAAAGAGGAGTTGGCAAAAAGATTAAAAAGTGAACAAAGACTTGCTCAAAAAACAAAACTTGCAGAGATTGGAAACTTAATTGATAATATTATTCTTCAATGGGAACACCCTTTAAATCTTATCTCATTAAATACTCAAGCTATAGAGTTGGAATATGAAACAATAAATAAACTTGATGAAGAGAATACTTTAAAAAGAGTGGAAACAATTAAAGAGAGTACCCAATTTATGTTTGATACAACTGCTGATTTAAAACTGTTTTTATCCCTTGATAAAGGAATTGAACTCTTTAGTCTTTCAGATATTGTCAACACCGTTGAAAGAATTTTAATGGGAAGATTAAAAAAGTTACATATTGATATAAGAAAAGAGATTAATGAAGAGATTAAGATACAAGGTTTAAAAAATGAATTCTCTCAAGTGATATTAAACCTTATAAATAACTCATTAAACGAGTTTGAGTCATCAAATAAAAAATATACAAAAAAAGATATTTTTATTGGGGCTTCAATTACTGAAACTTTTATTGTAATAAAAGTTGAAGACAATGCAAAAGAGCTTCCATTAAAAGCTACAAAAAAAATCTTTAATGAAAATTTTGAAAGTGAAAATGAAGATATACAAAGAAAAGGATTACATATTTGTAAAGGGATTATTAATAATATTTTTAAAGGAACAATAGAAGCAAACTCTAAAAATGGTTATACTGTTTTTGAGGTAAAAATTCCACTCTAA
- a CDS encoding 7TM diverse intracellular signaling domain-containing protein, whose product MKLKIIILLLFLSSLLHAQIIKIDEMTKSTDILSHSEIYIDKTKNLTIDDIIGKNLKFEPNSKKILPYGYSPDFNVWIKFTLQNNSNSILNRIIEYDNPLTTTVNFYDPDKNYQEQKNGLFSKDFTRNSVNPTFEAHLKANETKTYYLNVSSYITTLIIKVKLWQEEAFFNKEVFHQIILALFFGSMLILGVYNLFIFFFTKDLSYLYYVLYIFGIVFHQLVYVGFIKFFIESTQTIHNLIEAASIIVAFPVLALGMFTKTFLQTKQYPKHNLILNAFLILIPIAILFFLFSNGYDKYRNLFTMLLLIYLMYLTLYAAIKRNRQAYFILFAWTIFLTSGMLMFLSSAGIFNIYEHVPYFVEISFILEAILFSIALANRINSLQKEKEEANKKLLDQQKNETKILAKKVEERTVDLTKALEEKSLLLKELNHRVKNNMQTIVSLIRLQNDEVEDERLQDVLMTIQNRINAMSHLHELLYRKDDISSINAFEYFEVLVEEVKYSYQKDIEIILNVKTELRIEDAIYCGLILNELLTNSFKYAFPKKEGNIYINLEKNDNTFLLEVKDNGIGYDKKSIKDNSLGTLLIHTLATQQLDGEIVTDSQDGVKVSITWIDYEKGKDFNS is encoded by the coding sequence TTGAAATTAAAAATTATAATTTTACTTCTTTTTTTATCATCACTATTGCATGCCCAAATAATTAAAATTGATGAAATGACAAAAAGTACAGATATTCTTTCTCACTCAGAAATATATATTGATAAAACAAAAAATTTGACTATAGATGATATTATTGGAAAAAATTTAAAATTTGAACCAAACAGTAAAAAAATATTACCATATGGTTACTCTCCTGATTTTAATGTCTGGATTAAGTTTACTCTACAAAATAACTCAAATAGTATCCTAAATAGAATAATTGAGTATGATAACCCACTTACAACTACAGTAAATTTCTATGATCCAGATAAGAATTATCAAGAACAAAAAAATGGACTCTTTTCAAAAGATTTCACAAGAAATAGTGTTAATCCAACTTTTGAAGCCCATCTTAAAGCAAATGAAACAAAAACCTATTATTTAAATGTTTCTTCTTATATTACTACTTTGATTATAAAAGTTAAACTTTGGCAGGAGGAAGCCTTTTTTAATAAAGAGGTATTCCATCAGATTATTTTGGCTTTGTTTTTTGGATCAATGCTTATTCTAGGAGTATACAATCTCTTTATTTTCTTTTTCACAAAGGATTTAAGTTACTTATATTATGTACTTTATATTTTTGGCATTGTTTTTCATCAATTAGTTTATGTAGGTTTTATTAAGTTTTTTATTGAATCTACTCAAACTATTCATAATCTTATTGAAGCAGCATCAATAATTGTTGCTTTCCCTGTTTTAGCTCTTGGAATGTTTACAAAAACTTTTTTACAAACAAAACAGTACCCAAAACACAATCTTATATTAAATGCTTTTCTTATTTTAATTCCTATTGCCATACTCTTTTTCCTTTTTTCAAATGGATATGATAAATATAGAAATTTATTTACAATGTTACTTCTAATTTATCTAATGTATTTAACTTTATATGCAGCAATAAAAAGGAATAGACAAGCCTATTTTATACTCTTTGCCTGGACAATTTTCTTAACCTCTGGGATGTTAATGTTTTTATCAAGTGCTGGGATATTTAATATCTATGAACATGTACCTTATTTTGTTGAAATCTCTTTTATTTTAGAGGCTATTTTATTCTCTATTGCTTTGGCAAATAGAATTAACTCTTTGCAAAAAGAGAAAGAAGAGGCAAATAAAAAACTTTTAGATCAACAAAAAAATGAGACTAAAATTCTTGCTAAAAAAGTTGAAGAGAGAACAGTAGATTTAACAAAAGCATTAGAGGAAAAAAGTCTTCTTCTAAAAGAGCTAAATCATAGAGTTAAAAATAATATGCAAACAATTGTTTCTTTAATTAGACTACAAAATGATGAAGTTGAAGATGAGAGACTTCAAGATGTATTAATGACAATACAAAATAGAATTAATGCTATGAGTCACTTACACGAACTTCTTTATAGGAAAGATGATATATCATCTATAAATGCTTTTGAATATTTTGAAGTATTAGTTGAAGAGGTAAAATACAGTTACCAAAAAGATATAGAGATTATTTTGAATGTAAAAACTGAACTAAGAATTGAAGATGCTATTTATTGTGGTTTAATCCTAAATGAACTACTTACAAACTCATTTAAATATGCTTTCCCAAAAAAGGAAGGAAATATATATATTAATTTAGAGAAAAATGACAACACTTTTCTCTTGGAAGTAAAAGACAATGGAATTGGATATGATAAAAAATCAATAAAAGACAACTCATTAGGAACATTATTAATTCATACATTAGCAACCCAACAGTTAGATGGAGAAATAGTAACGGATTCTCAAGATGGAGTAAAGGTATCAATTACATGGATAGATTATGAAAAAGGCAAAGATTTTAATAGTTGA
- a CDS encoding response regulator, with amino-acid sequence MKKAKILIVEDETIVALDIKSALLHLGYEVTQCVRSYNKALESVINNKPDIILMDIHLFGDKDGIETAIAIQKIENIPIIYLTAYSDEKTISRAIETNPISYLIKPFKRDELNSTIRLGLYKLNKSNRCNIEMKCVNLGFNYFFDLNNEILYYENIPIKLSQNEKKLLTLLVEAKGSLISFSEIEYYIWPDCAVSSSALRTLIYRLRGKLEYKIIETVPSLGCKLTPLF; translated from the coding sequence ATGAAAAAGGCAAAGATTTTAATAGTTGAAGATGAAACTATAGTTGCTTTAGATATAAAAAGTGCTCTTTTGCATTTGGGTTATGAAGTTACCCAATGTGTAAGAAGTTATAACAAAGCTCTTGAAAGTGTAATAAATAACAAACCAGATATTATTCTCATGGATATTCATCTATTTGGCGATAAAGATGGTATTGAAACAGCAATTGCTATCCAAAAAATAGAGAATATTCCCATCATATATTTAACTGCCTATTCCGATGAAAAAACAATAAGCAGAGCCATTGAAACCAATCCAATAAGTTATCTTATTAAACCTTTTAAAAGGGATGAACTAAACTCCACAATCCGTTTGGGTCTTTATAAATTAAATAAATCTAATAGATGTAATATAGAGATGAAATGTGTAAATTTAGGATTTAACTATTTTTTTGATTTAAATAATGAGATACTATATTATGAAAATATACCTATAAAACTAAGTCAAAATGAGAAAAAACTCTTAACTCTTTTAGTTGAAGCAAAAGGTTCATTAATAAGTTTTAGTGAGATTGAGTACTATATTTGGCCTGATTGTGCAGTTTCAAGTAGTGCGTTAAGAACACTGATTTATCGTTTAAGGGGAAAACTTGAGTATAAAATTATTGAAACTGTTCCCTCTTTAGGATGTAAACTAACTCCTCTTTTTTAG
- a CDS encoding N-acyl amino acid synthase FeeM domain-containing protein: MVNINKNISLFQLQELLEANFQQKSTYLPEGFYKEQQKAIEIFNKRIFLEKVIDETISFNKKLVWTYEKNNLKLTKTAEELIEVFKLRSDVYTDINYQHEFPDTIEGLNFDKFDMNSAVIYYQKNKEVTASIRLIFDSKENLPTEGKVKFDDMRKKYNTIGEISRNVVKYRNEGLHQEFKYLMCGIYNIFINNDIDIALSGIRKDHLKLFKKLGGVEIYKEMEGYGSLDVPFLIISYNPEFASKFFKKVFLEQ, from the coding sequence ATGGTAAATATAAACAAAAACATCTCGTTATTCCAGTTACAAGAGTTGCTTGAAGCAAATTTCCAACAAAAATCAACATATCTTCCTGAGGGGTTTTACAAAGAGCAACAAAAAGCTATTGAAATCTTTAATAAAAGAATTTTTTTAGAAAAAGTAATTGATGAGACAATATCATTTAATAAAAAACTTGTCTGGACATATGAAAAAAATAATCTAAAACTTACTAAAACAGCTGAAGAGTTGATTGAAGTATTCAAACTAAGAAGTGACGTTTACACAGATATTAACTACCAACATGAGTTTCCTGATACTATAGAGGGTCTCAATTTTGACAAATTTGATATGAACTCAGCAGTTATATATTATCAAAAAAACAAAGAAGTAACAGCTTCTATAAGACTTATATTTGACTCTAAAGAGAATCTTCCAACAGAAGGAAAAGTTAAATTTGATGATATGAGAAAAAAATATAATACTATTGGAGAGATCTCTAGAAATGTAGTTAAATATAGAAATGAGGGACTTCATCAAGAGTTCAAATATCTTATGTGTGGAATATATAATATCTTTATTAATAATGATATTGATATTGCTCTTTCAGGGATAAGAAAAGACCACTTAAAACTTTTTAAAAAATTAGGAGGAGTAGAGATTTACAAAGAGATGGAAGGGTATGGTTCCCTTGATGTACCTTTTTTAATTATCTCTTATAATCCAGAGTTTGCATCAAAATTTTTCAAAAAAGTTTTTTTGGAACAATAG
- a CDS encoding response regulator: MNRAKILIVEDETIVALDIKKILQSLNFEVTGTATNYNAALNSVRVNKPDLILMDINLGKGLDGIETIKKIHLNEKIPVIYITAFTDEKTISRAIQTEPVSYLIKPFKRDELKSNILLGIYKNSKKSQLYKNLVDLDLGLGYYYNYKTNKLFFKEMPINLSKNENLLLRILIEANNNVVSFSELEQRIWPNSTISDSTLRTLVYRLRSKLEHKIIETIQKVGCRLNRNN, translated from the coding sequence ATGAATAGAGCGAAAATTTTAATTGTTGAAGATGAAACTATAGTTGCTTTGGACATAAAAAAGATACTTCAAAGTCTCAACTTTGAAGTAACTGGAACTGCAACAAACTACAATGCGGCACTAAATAGCGTAAGAGTAAATAAACCAGATTTAATACTTATGGATATAAATCTAGGTAAAGGTTTAGATGGAATTGAAACCATAAAAAAAATTCACTTAAATGAAAAAATTCCTGTTATTTATATTACTGCTTTTACTGATGAAAAAACTATAAGTAGAGCTATTCAAACTGAACCAGTAAGTTATCTTATAAAACCTTTTAAAAGAGATGAATTAAAATCAAATATTCTTTTAGGAATTTATAAAAATAGTAAAAAAAGCCAGTTATACAAAAATCTTGTTGATTTGGATTTGGGTCTTGGATACTATTATAACTACAAAACAAACAAACTCTTTTTTAAAGAGATGCCTATAAACTTAAGTAAAAATGAGAATCTTTTACTTAGAATACTTATTGAAGCAAATAACAATGTTGTCTCTTTTAGCGAATTAGAACAGAGAATTTGGCCTAATAGTACCATTTCAGATAGTACTTTAAGAACTTTAGTTTATAGGCTAAGAAGTAAATTAGAACATAAAATTATAGAGACAATTCAAAAAGTTGGATGTAGATTAAACAGAAATAATTAA
- a CDS encoding HAMP domain-containing methyl-accepting chemotaxis protein, translating to MLKNMSIKMKLILSFVTISILVAILAIYNIIGLNKATDGFSTYRELAKDSLLANTVQGNMLMMRMQGATYLRTQSKDSIDEFDKYYKLTTEFLEVAKKEIKNSKRAEMVTKIDNQLQTYNSDFYKIIALINERNNIVNNNLNINGKKIEEVLTLVTKKAQENNRQDEALATSYSIKLLLLARLYVVKFLNTNTKEDIQKALEEFSLFKEDLVKLKNSLSSTNRKELIEEANKLLTTYISGLNKLVTIVETRNQLIQDSLGPIGVNIAALAEDMKQSIKSEQEIIGPMVAKLNKNLSNTSLIVSILIIIAVILFSITIPVSIAKSLNRLNKGVLQLLNSGDVKSRVSVESKDEIGIVSENFNKYLQTIEDGLHKDLLVIDDVKRIVNEAKHGILYKKVELDTKNESLHELRNIFNEMLEIMADRVCGDMNKVQTGLENFQDLDFTHRIPNPTGKTSQGLNRLAEIINEMLVENKSIGLTLQESADILLENVESLSNSTNEAAASLEETAAALEQITGNITQNTENVVRMSKYAEELNRSANSGEKLASETTTAMDEINNQVEAINEAITIIDQIAFQTNILSLNAAVEAATAGEAGKGFAVVAQEVRNLASRSAEAANEIKALVENATTKANDGKSIADKMIHGYQDLNENIIKTIQIIKDIEMSSKEQQAGIEQINDAVTELDQQTQENASVATHTQEVAVQTQHIALAIVRNADEKRFIGKDDVKAKHIHINPNDNKKASSKALPNKSKKDSKEKQITPSIENKDDAEWESF from the coding sequence ATGCTAAAAAATATGTCCATTAAAATGAAACTAATCCTCTCATTTGTTACCATTTCAATACTTGTAGCAATTCTTGCAATATATAATATTATAGGATTGAATAAAGCAACTGACGGATTTTCAACATATAGGGAGTTAGCAAAAGATAGTTTGTTAGCAAATACAGTGCAAGGCAATATGCTTATGATGAGAATGCAAGGAGCAACTTATCTAAGAACACAATCTAAAGATAGTATTGATGAATTTGACAAATACTATAAACTAACAACAGAATTTTTGGAAGTAGCCAAAAAAGAAATCAAGAATTCTAAACGGGCAGAAATGGTAACAAAAATTGATAATCAATTGCAAACTTATAATAGTGATTTTTATAAGATAATTGCATTAATTAATGAAAGAAATAACATTGTCAATAATAACTTAAACATAAATGGTAAAAAGATTGAAGAGGTCCTAACATTAGTAACTAAAAAAGCTCAAGAGAATAACAGACAAGATGAAGCTTTAGCTACTTCATACTCAATTAAACTTCTTCTACTTGCTAGACTTTATGTGGTTAAATTTTTAAATACAAACACAAAAGAGGATATACAAAAAGCACTTGAAGAGTTCTCATTATTTAAAGAAGATTTAGTAAAATTAAAAAATTCACTTAGCTCAACAAATAGAAAAGAGTTAATAGAAGAAGCAAATAAACTCTTAACTACTTATATTTCTGGTTTAAATAAACTTGTCACAATTGTTGAAACTAGGAATCAGCTTATTCAAGACTCTTTGGGACCTATAGGTGTTAATATAGCTGCTTTAGCAGAAGATATGAAACAATCAATAAAAAGTGAACAAGAGATTATTGGTCCAATGGTAGCCAAGCTAAATAAAAATTTATCTAACACCTCATTGATAGTCTCTATTCTAATCATAATAGCAGTTATTCTATTCTCTATTACAATACCTGTAAGTATTGCAAAATCTCTTAATAGATTAAATAAAGGTGTGCTTCAACTATTAAATAGTGGAGATGTTAAATCAAGGGTTAGTGTTGAATCAAAAGATGAGATTGGTATTGTAAGTGAAAACTTTAATAAATACTTACAAACTATTGAAGATGGACTACACAAAGATTTACTTGTAATAGATGATGTAAAAAGAATTGTAAATGAAGCAAAACACGGTATTTTATACAAAAAAGTTGAGCTTGATACAAAAAATGAATCTCTGCATGAATTAAGAAATATATTTAATGAGATGCTTGAAATTATGGCAGATAGAGTTTGTGGAGATATGAATAAAGTACAAACAGGTCTTGAAAATTTTCAAGATCTTGATTTTACTCATAGAATACCAAACCCAACAGGAAAAACCTCTCAAGGTCTTAATAGATTAGCTGAAATCATAAACGAGATGCTAGTAGAGAATAAATCAATAGGATTAACACTGCAAGAGAGTGCAGATATACTATTGGAGAATGTAGAATCATTAAGTAACTCAACAAATGAAGCAGCAGCATCTTTAGAAGAGACAGCAGCAGCCTTAGAACAAATTACAGGGAATATTACACAAAATACAGAAAATGTTGTAAGGATGTCAAAATATGCAGAAGAGTTAAATAGATCAGCAAATAGTGGAGAGAAACTAGCTTCTGAAACAACAACAGCAATGGATGAGATTAATAATCAAGTTGAAGCAATAAATGAAGCAATTACTATTATTGATCAAATAGCTTTCCAAACAAATATTCTTTCACTTAATGCAGCAGTTGAAGCAGCAACAGCAGGAGAAGCAGGGAAAGGATTTGCAGTTGTTGCCCAAGAGGTAAGAAACCTAGCTTCAAGATCTGCAGAAGCAGCAAATGAGATTAAAGCCTTAGTTGAAAATGCTACTACTAAAGCAAATGATGGTAAAAGTATTGCAGATAAGATGATACATGGATATCAAGATCTAAATGAGAATATTATAAAAACAATTCAAATTATAAAAGATATAGAGATGTCATCAAAAGAGCAACAAGCAGGAATTGAACAGATAAATGATGCAGTAACTGAGCTTGACCAACAAACCCAAGAGAATGCTAGTGTTGCAACCCATACCCAAGAGGTTGCTGTTCAAACCCAACACATTGCTTTAGCTATTGTTAGAAATGCAGATGAAAAAAGGTTTATAGGTAAAGATGATGTTAAAGCTAAACATATTCACATCAATCCTAATGATAATAAAAAAGCCTCTTCTAAGGCTCTTCCTAACAAATCTAAAAAGGATTCAAAGGAAAAACAAATTACTCCTTCAATAGAGAATAAAGATGACGCAGAATGGGAAAGTTTTTAA